The nucleotide sequence GCATAGTTGTGGAGATACTCGATCCCTCTCGCTGCATCCAGCAGCACCTTGACTCGCATCTTCCATGAATTCAAGACGCTCGATTCCTCGCCGTTCTTAGGGTGTAGATGGTCATACAGAGCTCCGTTCTTCATGTAATCGTAGACAAGGAgcctctcttccttctcctcgcAGTAGCCCACCAGGCCGACCAAGTGTTTGTGGTGGAGCCGAGAGAGGAAAGCCAGCTCCGATTGGAAAGCGCTCTCCTTTTCCTGGAACTTCTTCGCCCTCGGCCCTGTCTCGCTTCTCTTGATCGCCACCTCCCGCCCATCGGGAAGTTTCCCCTTGTACACCGTTCCGAAGCTCCCGGCCCCGATTTTGGTCTCCAAGGAGAAATTTTTGGTGGCGGCGGCAAGCTCCGAGAGGCTGAACTCCTCGGCGCGGTCCTTGAACGAGGACGGGCCGCTTCTCTGCCGCCGCATGACCCGCGAGCCTTGTCGCCGGAAAATTCGGGACCGCGACCCAGAAGGGGACGTAAAGGGGCTCGGGACGATCGATCCGGCACCCGTAGCAGACGAATGAGCAGCATGAGATCCTCCATTCCCAGCTGCCGTAATCGTTGGTTGAACGGAATTGTGCACCTTCTTGCGCTTGCAAACACCAATCCATACGCAGTAGACGATGGAGCAAACGCCGGAAAATGTTCCGACTGACCCAATGATGGCGAAGGCCAGCCACCTCTTGTTAGTTTTCGTCGATGAAGTGGCCGATGGTGGCGTCGAAGGTGCCGATGACGGTGACGGCGGGCGTGGGCTTGGTTGCACGACTCCACCACCACATCGCTGGCATATAACTCCAGAACCCGAACACAGGGTCTCGGAATCGGCGAACAGCCCGCAACCACAAGAGCTTTGACTGGAAGTGCAAACCCCCGGAAGAAGCGTCGGCAACTGAAGCTTAGTCACCGCCGGGTCTTTCGTGTTCGTCCCCCAACAAAGCACGTTAAAGTTCGCCGTCGTTAGGCCGCAGGTGAGATTGCCAGCGGCGACGATGAACTCGAACGGCGTACTATTCGTCGGCGTGTACTCGCCGCCGGTGCCCCCGCCCCAGCAGACCACCGTGCCGTTGGCTCGCCTGATGGCGCAAGTGTGGTTCGAACCCAGCGCGAGGCTTCCGAACTCGAACGCGGAGCCCATGGGCGGGGTCGCTTGGCCGGTGTCGTTGTTGCCAACGCAAATGAGGCTGCCGCCGACATCGATACCGCAGACGTGGGAGTCCCCAGCGACGATGGTCGACATGTTGGTGCTGGCGAAGGCGTCCTGGATCGTGCGGTTCCCCGGCCCCCAACAGTTGACCGAGCCACTAGCGTTAACGGCGCAGGTGAAGTCCCGACCAGAGGTGACGGAACTGTAGGAGCCGGAGACATTGGAAGGGAAGCCCCTGTACTGGCGCCACCACTGGACGAACGTGCGGTTGCGGTCGACGGCCGCAATCTGGGCTTCGCCGACGGCGAGTTCCTCGAGGGCAACGGGGCCGTTGTAGACGCGCTTCCTGGGGAGCGTGCCAGAGGAGGAGTTCGCGGCGTTCCAGCAGAAAAAGGCGGTTCCGTCGGCACTCAGGCCGCAGAGGGAGCTGCGGCCGCCGGAGATGGAACTGAAGGAGATGTTCGGCAGGAGGGGGAAGGGTTGAGCGTCGGCGACGCCAGCCCGGGCGCACTGGACGCTCCGGGGGGAGGTTCGGGCGACGATGCCGCAGACGATGTCGGTGCCGTGGGCGATGGCGATGGTGGAGGCGGAGCCGGTTGCTCGGGCGGGAGCGAGGAAGACGGCCAGCGTCGCGGTCACCGCCACCGCAGCAGCGAGACGAAGCCTCATCGGTCGGCGGCGGCGCGGGGGGCGGGTGGGGGGCTACAGGTCGGGGATTCCTCCTCTCTCCCGCATCGATAGCCAAGCGAGGAGAGGCGCGCAAGGAAGAGCGAATAAACCTGCGCACAGTGGGATCGGCGACCGCAGCCATTGTGGTGTGCTTTAAGACAATAAGAGGGAAACGCGGATTGGGTGGGGGAGTGCTTTTTGGACAATTCCGAATGGGAGGGGGGCTCTTTTCTTCGTTTCCGTTTTCCTTCTTTCGAGAAGAAGAACGACCGAGTAAAAGTTAAAAGAAAATcccaaataataaaaataatattcatggcTTTTCTTTTCAATAGAAAGAGGttttttttcatattaataaaaagtatGTGTATTTTAGTACGAATGGGGAAACGGTGGGAGGCATATGCAGATGCATCCGTGCTTTTACTGCAGCACTTAATTCATCAGGTCTAGATCATTAATACATCTCGGAAACTGACATCGACTAAGGTACATCTACTTATTATGTCCACCATATTACGATATAATTTATCGTCATCTATTCTAGTTAACGACGGTGTTTGATCTTAATGTTGGTGTGAAGCCACGAGAACGTGAGACGAACCGAGGACTTATCCGAGCTACCATTTCCTACGACTGGCACTTGCTGACCTCGTCAACGGTCAGACCAACGAGCATTGGGTCAAAGACGCGAAGGGCGTCACAGCTACTTCTGGACTCGGTCcaactcagagagagagagagagagagagagaggcttcgaAGAAGAGAGAGTTAGTGAGCGGGCGGTGATCGGATGGCGTCGCCTGGGATCCGTGGATCTCACGTGCGCGCGCGAAGGAAGAAGACGCATTGAACCCCGCCGCTGGAGGCACGCACCGACCGTTGCTGTCCTCGTCGCCGGTAGCGGGGCCGTGGGTGCTGGGTTTGGCGAGGCACGGAGAAGGGTGGGTGGCGACGCCGTCACGTGAACGGCGCCTCGCCCTGCAGCAGAGCCACGAGTGGGCGTGTCGTGTATGACTCGCCGTGAGCATGAGTTTGAGGTGGCAGCTTGGCTGAGTCTGGACAAACCTCAGCTCGGTCACACAAGTAACTCGTCGAAATCACCATTACAAGTTAGTGTGACTCGTTCGTTGACATGGGTAGACTCGCACTTAGACGATCTCTTACCACTTTAGCAACGCATGGTTGATACCTTAACAGCAGCTACGTAAGAAAGATTGAGGTGAGTTGGACAAACTTATGGTATTATTCTTATAGATGAAGTATATTTGATTGCATAATAATTCGAGGATATATCGAATTTGACTTAAAAACCTTCTTAAATCACctaaaaataaaagtaaaataaaaactaATTGAATCACTATGTACATCATATTTGCTTATCATGTCGAAAGATCCAAGTATGttgaataaattttatgattttacaTTAATAAATGAATTGTACTGTTAGACAACAGATatgtcgtggctgatgagtcagcataaCTAGGTCCACGGGCCGATGTCGGGAGCTTTCTACATGGTGATTTGGATGATGAGGTACCCGAGCTCTCGGGAAGGAATGCTGATTGGCGTTGGTTGAGATCGCTTCTGATTGGTGACTCCTTGGTGCTGAGCGAATTGTGTTTCTGTGCCGAGTCCCTCACCGTCGATGAGTGGTTGTCCTCCTACAAAAATGACCTCCGTCGGGTGATACCCGGTCGTGAcccctccgatgagcaagttagtaacgagagggattacttttttccttcttttttcttgccTCCCCTTGATCGGAGGCCAACTATGGGTTTTATACTTTGGCGCGAGGGCTGATGGTGCGTCGATTCGACGTCGCTATCGCTGACCCCCAAGAAATGGGATGACCCTTCTGACTAGTCGTCGTTCCGGGACGTACAGAGCGGCATCAGATGGCACCGCTCCGAGCTCCCGGGCCGGAACGCGTGGTATATCTTCTTAGTATGAGCTCCCGGAATAGGACGAGTGGCGTAGGGCTCCGATTTGATATGTGGTGTCAGCGGTGATGTGTCCATGCCACCAAAATATACCATACTACACATTTGTAGAATAAGATGAAACTAAGCTGCATTACACAATCCAATGtaataaagtttatatataagtGTTCACTGTCGAATTGTCCAACTCACCATACAGAATGatctcatttttatttattttggggGTTTTAAAAGATTATTTTGTATATTTTCATATTAATTTATAATCGAGCATAACATATCTTATTTGTAATGTAAtactataaaatttattcaaCCTAACTCAAACTTTGCTAATCCATGAAAAATATGACATAAATAATGATAGAAAAAATCTTCACAATAATGACAGCACACGGGGGAGACTTGGTTAACAATAAGTGGGGGTACGAACAAGAAGGAATGATTAGGAATTAtttcatccaaaaaaaaattcatgaaatatttctttttttattttttaatatcaaaagttatttttatagtaattaagattaattattttttataaaatttatattattcaaGAGTTGTCAGTATATTCTGAAAAAGGGAATCCCATGTTAAAACTAATCAATATGGGTTTTTAAATGAGAGAAAATAATAATTTCCAAAATTGATTACCGACATCCACTGACCAAGTGCCACGCGTCTTAGCCTCCACGTAGACCAATTACTCCCACCCTAATAATTATAATCAAGTCAATCCCTACCACACGAATCATAAAGCTCATCACCACCGTGCATTTCTCGGGGATCAGCCGCTCATCATCATAAACAAAGCCGGGTCGGTTATTCCCGCGCCGCCCGTCGCCCCTCCCGTCCTATAAACAGCGGAACGCGGTCTTTGCCGTCGTCATCTCATCGACTCCAACATCCCGAACATCATCCACCAATGGCTTCCCAAGGCGATTTCTAACAACCCAACCGCAGCCGAGTCCCTCGCCTCTCCCCGATCCGTCACCTACTGGTTTGTGCCGACCCCCAAATCATTGGATTCGGTGACTTCTGGATAGAAATCGTGAGTTTTACTGATAAAGCTGTCGCCTTTGTGTTGCTTTGATACAGCTGTGGCTCTTGTGGGTACGCCCTGAATCGGAGCTTCACCGATCGGGACGCAGTCGTGGGGATTGTTGAGGAGGAGGACCAAATTATTCTTCCGGAAATGCCGGAACTTCGTTGGCGTCGGATACGAAGACGGTACCGCCTCATCGGCTGGGTCTGATGGCTCCGACTCTGTCTCCGGAAACGAGAGGTTGCGTGGAAGAAATACGCTATCAAGATTAGGGCTCTGCAGCCGGCATCTTCATCTGACGAGTCAGGTATTCCTCTCTCTTCCTGATGTCCATGGACAAGTCGACATCACATATGCTTCTTGATGCTAGAATATCAGATGCACTTGTAAAGGATGTTTGGACCAGGAAAGTTGTCTTTGATCTGTTTGTAGTTTTGTCTCAGAGTCTTAAATACACAGAAATTTGTTTGCTGTTGAGTAATGGTGGGTTTAGATACATTTTCATTATGTGAATTAAGTTGGTTATGAATGAAAATTCTTGGTGTAATCAGGAACACTTGCTCCTTTCTCTATTTGTGAGTGATTTCTCCTGTGTAGTATTCATCTTAGAGTTTGCATCTTGTGGGAACATAGTCTTGACTCCCTGAGCCATGATCTTGGTAACATTTTGACATGTGAGCTTTGTGATATTCTAAATCCGATGAAACTGGATATCATTTTGTTTGTCAAAACAGAGCTTGAGGTTAGTAGTTACATTGTTAGATCAAGATGAGGTGGAGGGTTTCATTTGTTAGGTTCATCTTGCATGAGTTTTCTTTGGAAATAATCTAATGATTATGAGGGGAATTGGTGGGAGAAAGAAGCATCCCAACTTTAGGCCATTGGTTTGTGATGTTTCACCAGCTAACTAGGTAAGTTATGGTGTTTTCTTATCTTGGCAACATTCGCaactttgcatttactttctttgGCCAACGTCTCTTTGCTTATCAAACAAGATCTCGGTGTTTGGAGATGATGAATTAAGTGGTTGGATGAAGGTTGCACTTTGTAGCTAGGAGAAAGAAGACTAAGGACTATACCAATTCCATAGTATCTAATTTTTGTTTTCCTTATTTCCACTTGCAGAATCATGAGAATTGTTTTAATGGTTTCTAACTCTTGTTACCTACATCAAAGTTAAAGATCTAGTTACAATTTTGTAGCTACATTATTGACTAGGTGAATGAAAAGGTCTTGAAGATTCTCGAATACACCAGAAATTCATTTTCTACAGCTAAAATTTTGTCGATATGAAATTTTAGTAGAAATATGTTCTTCAAAACCTGATCTTTGTTTAACAGTTCTAGGCATACATTGTTGAATTTCTTAGGTTGAGCAGATTCATATATACCTATAGTTTTAAGtcaaatataataaaatgaaTCACAAGATTACAATCCACATTAAAGATATTTggtaaaataaaaattcaaatccatgacaaagataaagcaaaagaaaagaaggGAAAAGAAATAAGCAAGGGACaccaaactataaaagaaaaaagtACAATCTTCCACATTTACCTAACAgctgaaatcatcaaaatattggGAAGATGCAGTAGTACTCAATAGCTCCACCAGAGGGAAATAACTGCAGCTGCAAATACAATACCTCCTTCATACGTGCATTTTAAGTTCACTGCAGCAGTGGCTCCACTAGAATCTGAAGTGCCTGAAGGGCTTTCAGCAATGGAGCTTTCCTTCTTTTTTGATTTGTTCGGTGCAGGTGCAGCAGCAGGAGCTGGGGGTCCAAAGATTTCTAAAGGAAGGAGTACCTGATCAAGCTTGTACACAGCTAGCTGGCTATCCGAGTATACCGTGCTGGCGATGGAGGTATTGACAATTCCTGTTGTTATGTTCACTGAGTTTCCAATGGTTGTCACGTTCAATGGATACCGACCATTGTTAACATCACCCGCCTGTGTTCTTACAGGGTTGCTTATTGTTTGGAACTGAGAGATCGAGACAATGTAAGGCAGTTCATGGAATTGGATTAGCGCAACCTGTTGCTGATCGGTGAGGGAGTTCATTGTGCCAGAGGGGAGGCTGGAGAAAGCACTATCGGTGGGCGCAAATACTGTGATGCCGTTGACGGAGTTGTTCAGCTGGTTGTTTATTTGGTCGCCAACATGGGTGCTTTTGAGCAGGCGGATGAAGGTTCCGAACTCCCCTGCTTTCTCAAGAACGGCTGTGATGTTGGGTGGGCCTGCTGGAGCTGGAGATTCTGCCAGCTGAGCTGAAGTTACAACAATGAATTGGACAAGAAAGAGGAGGGTAATGGCACAAGTGAAGTGTTGCATGGTTTCAGTTGCCTCTTTTCGCTTCAGGAAGATAGGGTATGGACTGTTATGACTTCTTTCCTTGTGCATTGCTGCATGGAGCTTTGGAAGGGGGGGTTTTATGCTGGTGGTGGAGGGAGGAGAGAGAATGTGGTGGGTCGTGGGATTGTGTCCTACACCAAACTCAATGAGACTCTCCAGCTAGTTTGCTCAATATGGTCGCAAATGTTTGATGTATGACAGTAACATCACTGCTGTGATTCTTCCTCAGAAAGCTAGCATGCAATGATAGTTGTCCAAAACCATTAGTGAAGAAAGAGAGTGATGCTATTAAGCTACTATTCCCCTTTCTGCTTTATGTTGATATTAGTACTTTCTTGAAATcacagacatatatatatattgatatgttgatgttgcatGTTAGTGAAAAATGTTCACTGCAACTTCTAATAAGATTCTATTTTGTATGTTACAGAGAGAAGATACCTTCCTAAGATAAAGATCATCCAATAAGATTGCTGATGTGCTGCTCTCTTTAAGATGGTTCTTTACCATGTGACTTCAGGTACTCAAGGAATTCATAGGTTCTTTTCTTATGTGTGCATTCTTTGTCTTGATCTAACCATCATATATAAGCAAGCCTTCATTATATTTGTATTCTCTTGGAATGCTTGGTCAGAAGATATTCTGTTctttcattattgtttgtgaAGCATATTCAGAGACAGGTAGCAGAACAATGAATGCAAGAGACATGGCAACCAATGGGGCAGAATTGATCTGTCAAAAGGCACAGAAAAGTGAGCAAATAATTCAGGAGAGGGATCCCATTTAGATTGTGTGATAAGAGCCTTTTTCCTTAAAGTTCATGTTAGGTAGTCTTTTTCACTCAAGAGTGTGCTGTTAAATGCCCCCCTAAGAAGTTAGAGAGAGAAAGTGGGAGTCACATGCAATAGATTGTTTCAGGTTTGAGGTGGCCCTTCTCACATGCATCTTCATCAAAACATTTTCCTCGCAAGTTATGATGCTGcccaactctttcttcttcactCATCATttacaattttctttttttggagGCTGtggaaaaaattaattaatttcgtGTGATGTTAGAATACTAAAGCGTAATGAAATCAACCAGTAAATGCATTGATATAATTATGCCATTGCCAAACATACAACTTAGGAAATTGCAAGCCCATTATTTTAGGCACCACAGAATATATTAGAccttttccatttaatatacttttTTAGGGTTTTTACATGTCTATCTGTGCATCTACCCCTATAAAATTTAGTATAGCACATACATGTCTCAAGTTATTCTGGTTGGTTAATCATCACCAATAATAGTTATTGATGCGAATTTAAATTATAACTCAAACACCTCAAGCATTCTTAATATTTTCACCCTTCAACCTACTAGATGTGTAACCCATAGTGATgtcaatattaattataattttaattttattgtaCTATCCAGTTATACATGTAtgtgaattttaaaattttttaagacatgaaatatattaacGATCAATCATCATTCGACATATAAACGTCCTATCGAAGTTATTATGGAAGGAAAATATCTAAGTTACTCTCTACCCATATGCTCGCATGGACAAAAGTTTAAGGCAATTCAGGGTTGTCTCCTCTCGGCCACCCACATGAAAAAAACATCATGAGGGGATGTTGGAGTGGCTAGAAGAAGTTATTTCCTTCAAGACCAAATATAAAAGTTGACTCCCGATATTACGTCGCGaaactcattaaaaaaaaaatcaacatccACTAAGAGATCTCGATCACTAACTTGAGAATTGAAGGGATCGGATCGAAAATTTTTTTCCTAGCATTGCTCTTAGTGTAGATGACATATTGGGAGCTCGACACTTTCACCTTATAGCTATCTCAGAGTCACCTCAATCATCTTATGGGAAAATCCTATGTAGTTGGGATGACTATCGACGATGATTTCCCATAACAGCAggatatatatgataaattaaaATTTGAAGGAGCAAATAAAAATTCATTAGAGGAAAGTATATGTTTCCCATGCATCAGTTGATCCCATCTAAAACTGATAACTTATTCTACCTACAAAACAGATTAAGCAAAAGAGTATGTTGTTAGAACTGCTTATCGATGTCGAGCATTGCAAAAGTCTCCACTGTCATCTTTCTCGTTGCTACAGCTCCATGCATGTTTGGTGTCACACCTCCATGGTTGCTCCCACAGCTTCGAGCTTCAGTTCATACTCACAGAGCCACACACGCACAATACACCACAGCGAAGCACACAAATTGGATCTATCCATAGTACATGGAAGTCAAATGCTTACGTCTTTTCCAGGTTTCTATGATATAGTCTGCATTTCTCACCGAGTCTCTTAAAATGACCAAGTAAATACTGATAGCTCCTGATCTGAACTCACCAGAAACAGCCACCGTTGCCGAAGAAGAAGCCCATCTGGTCCTCGCTGTATCCTCCGGCCTCCGCCCCTTCTCCTCCCATTCCCAGGAGATCCATGGTCACGCCATCGCCGTTCTGGTTCATCGACGACGATGGCGGTGGAGCCACCGCTTCCACTCGCCGGTTCCATCCTGTTTCTGTTCCTCTGTTTTCCGGTGCAGTCTCGGAGGGCAAAGCATAGGGTGCCATGATTGGCTCAGCAGCAGGAAACCCCAGCACTGCATTCCCTGCGCCGCCGTCTTCCTCTGTCGGCTTCTTGCCTGTGGAACTCGTGAAGAAATCCGTGAAGTCGGTGGGCGCCTTCTCCTGTCTGCTCCACTGCGAGTCTTTCAGCTTTGAGTAGGAGTCCATGCTTTTCACCGCGTCGCAGAAGAAGGAAGATGATGCAGGTTTGTTTGACGCAGTGCTCCTGTCGTGCTGGTAAAGCTGGAAGGCGCTCCTGCTCGGGTCGCTGATCCAATTCTCCTGTTGCTGATAAGAGTGGATGCTACTCTTCCTCGGATCAGTTTGGTGATTCGGCGTCAGAGTCAGGAAATGTGACGTCGAAGAGTCGCCCGGTGGAAAATTCTTCTCCTGCTGGATCTGAAATTGCTCCATGTTGAGTATACTCTCCGTGCTCATCGCCTGACCGGGGAAGCATGTGGACGCGGGCATGCTCATGGTTGCGTTCATCACCCCTGCCTTCTGCAGCAACGCCGTCGCCGACGACTCGGTGAAGGTACTGGCTAGATGTGGCTggtgaatggagttcatgcaaacCAAGCTTGCAAGCATCGGTTCATCGATGCCAGCGTAGTAGCTCTCCTTCCCTGCGTCAAAGAATGACGCTGGGAGAGTGAGAGATTCAGATAAGCTTAGGAAATCATTGTAGACTGTAGAGTTGGCTGCCACAGAGTTCTGTTCCCTCTTACCATAGGCGCAGACGTTTGATAGTGAAAGATGAGGTCCTAGTCCCTGTGATTCCTCTGTAGATGGAGCTCCATGATCCATGAAGGAAGAAGATGACCCACCGAAGAAATCAAACGTAGAGGACTTCCCATTCAGACCATTTTCCTCCCTTAATTCGTCGAGAGATGCGTTGGAGAAAGAGTGATTGGCCGCGAGCGGTGGTGATGCCACCTGAGCCATGCCGCCGTAAGTGCCGGAAGAAGAGTACATACACAAGACCTCATCGTAGCGAGACTTCAGAAGACGAGTTAGGCACACTGGGAGAGATGCCACGAAGTCGGGGTCATCGGGAAGCATGGCAACAGAGCGATTCAGCTGCCCAGCTGATGGCGCATCCCGGTCATCATTCAAGACCGCGTTCGGCTGCTCTGCCGTGGCTTCAACTCGCAGGGGAGCTTCCTGGGGAGAAGTAAACCCGATGTTGGTGTAGACCAGTTGCTCGTTCATGTCGGGAAGTTCAAAATTGCCGCCAAAGACGTCGACATCGGCCCTGGTGCTCGGCTCTCCGGCGACCGAAGAAGGCAGCTTCATGCTCTCCTCTAACAGCTTGCAGCAGAATGCCCGGTGCGCCTCGTAGCTGTTCTTTCTGCCACATGCGAAGTGTTCGTGTGTCCTAATACGAGCTCATAACTAATAGGCCGATGAATCAATGGTGTAGCCATTGATGCTCACCTGGAGAAGGTACTGCCGCACTCGCATTGATGGTCGCGCAGGATGTGGTTCTTCAGGTGGGCCTTGAGATCCGCCTCCACGGCATAGGGCTTGGAGCACTGAGGGCATATCAGATTCTTGGTCCCGTGCTTCCTGTTGAAGTGCTTCTTGATCCCGGTGATGTCGCTGAGGGCGCGGGACCTGTCGTTGTAGACGCAGGTGGGCACGGGGCAGATGTAGGCCTTGCGTCGCGCCGGCGTGCCGCCGCTCTTCTTGAGCTCCCAGTTGATGTTGTGGGTGCGCATGTGCAGCTGCAGGTTCTGATCCCGCTGGAATCCCTTCCCGCACACCTCGCAGATGTATCGGCCCGTCGCCAGCAGATCCTCCGGCTGCAGCGCCACCACCTCTGCATCGGGATCTGTTGCACCACCAACACCTTCTCTCGTTATCCATGGTAGCGAACTCCACATTCTCCACTGACAGCACATATATCACTCAAGTACAAGAAGAAGATAAGG is from Musa acuminata AAA Group cultivar baxijiao chromosome BXJ1-6, Cavendish_Baxijiao_AAA, whole genome shotgun sequence and encodes:
- the LOC103989711 gene encoding fasciclin-like arabinogalactan protein 12; its protein translation is MQHFTCAITLLFLVQFIVVTSAQLAESPAPAGPPNITAVLEKAGEFGTFIRLLKSTHVGDQINNQLNNSVNGITVFAPTDSAFSSLPSGTMNSLTDQQQVALIQFHELPYIVSISQFQTISNPVRTQAGDVNNGRYPLNVTTIGNSVNITTGIVNTSIASTVYSDSQLAVYKLDQVLLPLEIFGPPAPAAAPAPNKSKKKESSIAESPSGTSDSSGATAAVNLKCTYEGGIVFAAAVISLWWSY
- the LOC135677211 gene encoding putative serine/threonine-protein kinase-like protein CCR3 yields the protein MRLRLAAAVAVTATLAVFLAPARATGSASTIAIAHGTDIVCGIVARTSPRSVQCARAGVADAQPFPLLPNISFSSISGGRSSLCGLSADGTAFFCWNAANSSSGTLPRKRVYNGPVALEELAVGEAQIAAVDRNRTFVQWWRQYRGFPSNVSGSYSSVTSGRDFTCAVNASGSVNCWGPGNRTIQDAFASTNMSTIVAGDSHVCGIDVGGSLICVGNNDTGQATPPMGSAFEFGSLALGSNHTCAIRRANGTVVCWGGGTGGEYTPTNSTPFEFIVAAGNLTCGLTTANFNVLCWGTNTKDPAVTKLQLPTLLPGVCTSSQSSCGCGLFADSETLCSGSGVICQRCGGGVVQPSPRPPSPSSAPSTPPSATSSTKTNKRWLAFAIIGSVGTFSGVCSIVYCVWIGVCKRKKVHNSVQPTITAAGNGGSHAAHSSATGAGSIVPSPFTSPSGSRSRIFRRQGSRVMRRQRSGPSSFKDRAEEFSLSELAAATKNFSLETKIGAGSFGTVYKGKLPDGREVAIKRSETGPRAKKFQEKESAFQSELAFLSRLHHKHLVGLVGYCEEKEERLLVYDYMKNGALYDHLHPKNGEESSVLNSWKMRVKVLLDAARGIEYLHNYAVPPIIHRDIKSSNILLDGNWVARVSDFGLSLMGPESEGEHLSARAAGTIGYMDPEYYGMHHLTVKSDVYGLGVVMLEALTGKNAIFKDEDGNPTSVVDYAVPCVVAGEVSKVLDARVGQPGLHEAEAVELVAYTAVHCVNLEGKDRPSMTDIVANLESALALCEESHGSISSASLSFASAD
- the LOC135677880 gene encoding zinc finger protein NUTCRACKER-like, which gives rise to MCCQWRMWSSLPWITREGVGGATDPDAEVVALQPEDLLATGRYICEVCGKGFQRDQNLQLHMRTHNINWELKKSGGTPARRKAYICPVPTCVYNDRSRALSDITGIKKHFNRKHGTKNLICPQCSKPYAVEADLKAHLKNHILRDHQCECGSTFSR